In Balaenoptera musculus isolate JJ_BM4_2016_0621 chromosome 19, mBalMus1.pri.v3, whole genome shotgun sequence, one genomic interval encodes:
- the HIPK4 gene encoding homeodomain-interacting protein kinase 4: protein MATIQSETDCYDIIEVLGKGTFGEVAKGWRRSTGEMVAIKILKNDAYRSRIIKNELKLLRCMRGLDPEEAHVIRFLEFFHDALKFYLVFELLEQNLFEFQKENNFAPLPARHIRTVTLQVLRALARLKELAIIHADLKPENIMLVDQTRCPFRVKVIDFGSASIFSEVRYVKEPYIQSRFYRAPEILLGLPFCEKVDVWSLGCVMAELHLGWPLYPGNNEYDQVRYICETQGLPKPHVLHAACKAHHFFKRNPHPDATNPWQLKSSADYLAETKVRPLERRKYTLKSLDQIETVNGGGAARRLTFPDREALAEHADLKSMVELIKRMLTWESHERISPSAALRHPFVSMQQLRSAHETTRYYQLSLHGCRLSLQVEGKTPMSVVAAVEDGPPYHGPAEEEETVSLGSGPLFREEKAPGMQKAIDQLDDLSLQEAGRGLWGETRTDVVPDVLAPLKAAAAGRWVPDSGPEPILAFYGSRLAGRHKARKPPAGSKSNYNFSNLIRLSQASPEEDAPCRGGGWAEGEWRGASVEPPAIPQRDGDGPDIKDMTVDAERPGPEFFDLSSCPGEWLGQPDWTLEGVGGPQAQGLPPRHTHPHGPPRATSFLQHVGGHH, encoded by the exons ATGGCCACCATCCAGTCGGAGACTGACTGCTATGACATCATCGAGGTGCTGGGCAAGGGCACCTTCGGGGAGGTGGCCAAGGGCTGGCGGCGAAGCACGGGCGAGATGGTGGCCATCAAGATCCTGAAGAACGACGCTTACCGCAGCCGAATCATCAAGAACGAGCTGAAGCTGCTGCGTTGCATGAGGGGCCTGGACCCGGAGGAGGCGCACGTCATCCGCTTCCTCGAGTTCTTCCACGACGCCCTCAAGTTCTACCTGGTCTTTGAGCTGCTGGAGCAAAACCTTTtcgaattccagaaggagaacaaCTTTGCGCCCCTTCCCGCCCGCCACATCCGCACGGTCACCCTGCAGGTGCTCAGAGCCCTGGCCCGGCTCAAGGAGCTCGCCATCATCCACGCCGATCTCAAGCCTGAGAACATCATGCTGGTGGACCAGACTCGCTGCCCCTTCAGGGTCAAG GTGATCGACTTCGGCTCGGCCAGCATATTCAGCGAGGTGCGCTATGTGAAGGAGCCGTATATCCAGTCTCGCTTCTACCGGGCCCCCGAGATTCTGCTGGGGCTGCCCTTCTGTGAGAAGGTGGACGTGTGGTCCCTGGGCTGTGTCATGGCTGAGCTGCACCTGGGCTGGCCCCTCTACCCAGGCAACAACGAGTACGACCAGGTGCGCTACATCTGTGAGACCCAGGGCCTGCCCAAGCCCCACGTGCTGCACGCCGCCTGTAAGGCCCACCACTTCTTCAAGCGCAACCCTCACCCCGACGCCACCAACCCCTGGCAGCTGAAGTCCTCGGCCGACTACCTGGCTGAGACCAAG GTGCGCCCACTGGAGCGCCGCAAGTACACGCTCAAGTCACTGGACCAGATTGAGACGGTGAACGGCGGCGGGGCAGCCCGTCGGCTGACCTTCCCCGACCGCGAGGCGCTGGCAGAGCACGCCGACCTCAAGAGCATGGTGGAGCTGATCAAGCGCATGCTGACGTGGGAGTCGCACGAACGCATCAGCCCCAGCGCCGCCCTGCGCCACCCCTTCGTGTCCATGCAGCAGCTGCGCAGCGCCCATGAGACCACCCGCTACTACCAGCTCTCGCTGCACGGCTGCCGCCTCTCCCTGCAGGTGGAGGGCAAGACACCTATGTCTGTTGTGGCTGCCGTGGAAGACGGGCCCCCCTACCACGGTCCGGCCGAGGAGGAGGAGACCGTGAGTCTGGGCAGCGGGCCTTTATTCCGGGAGGAGAAAGCACCGGGCATGCAAAAGGCCATCGATCAGCTGGACGACTTGAGTCTGCAGGAGGCGGGGCGTGGGCTGTGGGGCGAGACCCGCACCGACGTCGTCCCCGACGTGCTGGCCCCACTCAAGGCCGCTGCTGCTGGCCGCTGGGTGCCCGACTCCGGCCCCGAGCCCATCCTGGCCTTCTACGGCAGCCGCCTGGCAGGCCGCCACAAGGCCCGCAAGCCCCCCGCAGGCTCCAAGTCCAACTACAACTTCAGCAACCTCATCCGGCTGAGCCAGGCCTCGCCCGAGGAAGACGCCCCGTGCAGGGGCGGCGGCTGGGCGGAAGGAGAGTGGCGAGGGGCCTCTGTGGAGCCGCCTGCCATCCCGCAGCGGGACGGGGATGGGCCGGACATCAAGGACATGACCGTGGATGCTGAG AGGCCAGGCCCTGAGTTCTTCGACCTCAGCAGCTGTCCTGGGGAATGGCTGGGTCAGCCAGACTGGACCCTGGAGGGCGTCGGGGGGCCACAGGCTCAGGGGCTCCCACCACGCCACACCCACCCGCATGGTCCACCCCGGGCCACCAGCTTTCTGCAGCACGTCGGCGGGCACCACTGA